A stretch of the Argentina anserina chromosome 6, drPotAnse1.1, whole genome shotgun sequence genome encodes the following:
- the LOC126798355 gene encoding uridine nucleosidase 1, which yields MTNSDAAVVQGGSDAVLGCNLKREKLIIDTDPGIDDTMAILMAFQSPELEILGLTTIFGNVTTEDATRNALLLCEIAGQPGLPVAEGSHEPLKGGRPRVADFVHGSDGLGNIFIPPPETKKIEKNAAEFLVDTVSQYPGEVSILALGPLTNLAMAIKRDSSFAKKVKRVVVLGGAFFALGNVNPAAEANIYGDPEAADVVFTSGANITVVGINITTQVKFTDSDLLQLRQSKGKHAQFITDTCKFYRDWHVKSDGVYGIFLHDPVSFVAVVRPDLFTYKKGVVRVETQGICVGHTLMDQGLKNWNSSNPWTGYSPVEVAWTVNVDGVLDYIKDRLMSS from the exons ATGACGAATTCCGACGCTGCGGTGGTCCAGGGTGGAAGCGACGCCGTTTTGGGGTGTAATTTGAAGCGTGAGAAGCTTATAATTGATACTGACCCTGGAATCG ATGACACTATGGCAATCTTAATGGCATTTCAATCTCCGGAGTTGGAAATCTTGGGCTTGACAACAATATTCGGTAATGTTACCACAGAAGATGCCACTCGCAATGCGTTGCTTCTG TGTGAGATCGCAGGACAGCCAGGTTTGCCTGTGGCGGAGGGAAGCCATGAACCTCTGAAG GGTGGAAGGCCACGTGTTGCTGACTTTGTCCATGGTTCCGATGGATTGGGGAACATATTTATACCTCCtccagaaacaaagaaaattgaGAAGAATGCTGCTGAATTTCTAGTTGATACTGTGTCTCAATATCCTGGTGAAGTATCAATACTTGCCCTTGGCCCTTTGACAAACTTGGCAATG GCAATCAAAAGGGATTCTTCCTTTGCAAAAAAGGTGAAGAGGGTGGTTGTACTTGGGGGTGCTTTCTTTGCATTGGGAAATGTAAATCCTGCTGCTGAAGCAAAT ATATATGGAGACCCTGAAGCAGCAGATGTTGTGTTTACTTCTGGGGCTAACATCACTGTTGTTGGAATAAATATCACAACTCAAGTCAAGTTTACAG ATTCTGACCTCCTTCAACTGCGGCAATCAAAAGGAAAGCATGCTCAGTTCATCACTGACACATGTAAATTCTACAGAGATTGGCATGTGAAATCTGATGGTGTTTATG GGATTTTCCTTCATGACCCTGTTAGTTTTGTAGCAGTAGTCCGTCCTGATCTCTTTACATACAAGAAGGGGGTTGTGAGGGTTGAGACTCAGGGCATCTGTGTTGGGCATACACTGATGGATCAAGGACTAAAGAA TTGGAATTCAAGCAATCCATGGACAGGCTATTCTCCTGTTGAAGTTGCTTGGACAGTCAACGTGGATGGAGTCCTTGATTATATAAAAGATCGACTGATGTCTTCGTGA